Proteins encoded by one window of Primulina huaijiensis isolate GDHJ02 chromosome 1, ASM1229523v2, whole genome shotgun sequence:
- the LOC140986982 gene encoding uncharacterized protein, which produces MAESLRALSSFTEHNLVRETLSFLSSDPLFLTFFTFYAVILLYFPSLFLSFALSPVLISTALLLLSLLRFGAAAQNPVPQEKAATHSGPDCSEFNPIETRSLFLDDQSLTRMPCVSVANAKHEFVRSPYFTDSFVEWDVRAPLEVIYEEYEGQEAEEDEAVSLEKGESQMNVLQRYASLSLFYPESDNSSEGDSNAILGCDSPENLFFRWEDEDDRDGLIEITLDEKRMGEVDGDNLIEIDLSTVR; this is translated from the coding sequence ATGGCGGAAAGTTTAAGAGCTCTGAGTTCCTTTACAGAGCACAATTTGGTTAGGGAGACGCTTTCTTTTCTCTCCTCGGATCCTCTCTTCTTGACCTTCTTCACTTTTTACGCTGTCATCCTCCTTTACTTCCCATCTCTTTTCCTCAGCTTCGCGCTGTCTCCGGTGCTTATTTCCACCGCACTTCTCTTGCTTTCACTCCTTAGATTCGGCGCCGCAGCCCAAAACCCCGTTCCGCAGGAAAAAGCAGCCACTCATAGTGGACCCGATTGCTCGGAATTCAATCCCATTGAAACACGGTCGCTGTTTTTGGATGATCAGAGCCTTACAAGGATGCCATGCGTATCGGTTGCAAATGCGAAGCATGAGTTTGTTCGGAGCCCTTATTTTACCGATTCTTTCGTTGAGTGGGACGTCAGGGCGCCGCTGGAGGTCATATACGAAGAGTACGAAGGCCAAGAGGCGGAGGAAGACGAAGCCGTCTCTCTGGAGAAGGGAGAATCCCAGATGAATGTCTTACAGAGATACGCGTCTCTGTCGTTGTTCTACCCAGAGTCTGACAATTCGTCGGAAGGGGATTCCAACGCCATCTTAGGCTGCGACTCGCCGGAGAATTTGTTCTTCCGGTGGGAAGATGAGGACGATAGAGACGGTTTGATCGAGATCACACTCGACGAGAAGAGGATGGGCGAGGTTGATGGAGATAACCTGATCGAGATTGATCTCTCGACGGTGAGATAG